The Suricata suricatta isolate VVHF042 chromosome 4, meerkat_22Aug2017_6uvM2_HiC, whole genome shotgun sequence genome includes a region encoding these proteins:
- the CGREF1 gene encoding cell growth regulator with EF hand domain protein 1: protein MLPLAMRLLVLLLPLGQAAPKDGTVRPDPDPQQQQQPLRNPFQPGQEQLRLLQNYLQGLEKMEEEPEHMNREQVLLYLFALHDYDQSGQLDGLELLSMLTAALAPGAADFPFGNPVILVVDKVLETQDLNGDGLMTPAELINFPGEAPSHAEPKEPLGSPDVGRQSLLAKSSSRQETQEALGPRGEDGGQGEARRESLETVQEAGGQAEAEREAPAPGAQAIGQAEARDTGKEAEGLPGGAPESKNTPNEVEVHAVQLENDEI from the exons ATGTTACCTTTGGCAATGAGACTGTTAGTGCTGCTGCTGCCCCTGGGTCAGGCCGCGCCCAAGGATGGAACTGTGAG gccgGATCCTGacccacagcagcagcagcagcccctgcGCAACCCCTTCCAGCCAGGCCAGGAGCAGCTTCG GCTCCTGCAGAACTACCTACAGGGACTGGAGAAGATGGAAGAGGAGCCAGAACACATGAACCGGGAGCAGG TTCTCCTCTACCTCTTTGCCCTCCACGACTATGACCAGAGCGGGCAGCTGGATGGCCTGGAGCTGCTGTCCATGTTGACCGCAGCTCTGGCCCCTGGAGCTGCTGATTTTCCTTTTGGCAACCCG GTGATCCTCGTGGTGGACAAGGTGCTGGAGACCCAGGACCTGAATGGGGATGGGCTCATGACCCCTGCAGAGCTCATCAACTTCCCAGGAGAGGCCCCTAGCCACGCAGAGCCCAAAGAGCCTCTGGGGTCACCAGATGTTGGGAGGCAGTCCCTGTTAGCTAAAAGCTCATCAAGACAAGAAACGCAGGAAGCCCTGGGTCCTAGAGGAGAAGATGGAGGACAGGGAGAGGCCAGAAGGGAGTCCTTGGAGACTGTacaggaggctgggggccaggcaGAGGCTGAAAGAGAAGCCCCAGCCCCTGGAGCCCAGGCTATAGgccaggcagaggccagggataccgggaaggaagcagagggacTTCCAGGGGGGGCACCGGAGTCTAAGAACACCCCAAATGAGGTTGAAGTTCATGCTGTTCAACTGGAGAATGATGAGATATAA
- the KHK gene encoding ketohexokinase isoform X1 — MEDKQILCVGLVVLDIINVVDKYPEEDTDSRCLSQRWQRGGNASNSCTVLSLLGAPCAFMGSLAPGHVADFLVADFRQRGVDVSQVAWQSGGETPCSCCIVNNSNGSRTIVLYDTNLPDVSAADFDKVDLTRFKWIHIEGRNASEQVKMLQRIDQHNARQPPGQKIRVSVEVEKPREELFPLFGYGDVVFVSKDMARYLGYQSAVEALMGLYGRVRKGATLVCAWAEEGADALGPEKQLLHSDAFPPPRVVDTLGAGDTFNASVIFSLAQGKTMQEALRFGCQVAGKKCGLQGFDGIV, encoded by the exons ATGGAAGACAAGCAGATCCTGTGCGTGGGGTTAGTGGTGCTGGATATCATCAATGTGGTGGACAAGTACCCGGAGGAGGACACGGACAGCAG GTGCTTGTCCCAGAGATGGCAGCGTGGAGGCAATGCATCCAACTCCTGCACCGTCCTCTCCCTGCTCGGAGCCCCCTGCGCTTTCATGGGCTCGCTGGCCCCGGGCCACGTTGCCga CTTCCTGGTGGCTGACTTCAGGCAGCGGGGCGTGGATGTGTCTCAGGTGGCCTGGCAGAGCGGAGGGGAAACCCCGTGCTCTTGCTGCATCGTCAACAACTCCAATGGCTCCCGCACCATTGTGCTCTACGACAC GAACCTGCCTGATGTATCTGCTGCGGACTTTGATAAGGTTGATCTGACCCGGTTCAAGTGGATCCACATCGAG GGCCGGAATGCATCGGAGCAGGTGAAGATGCTGCAGCGGATAGACCAGCACAACGCCAGGCAGCCTCCAGGTCAAAAGATCCGAGTGTCAGTGGAAGTAGAGAAGCCCCGAGAGGAGCTGTTCCCCCTGTTTGGCTATGGAGACGTG GTGTTTGTCAGCAAAGATATGGCCAGGTACTTGGGGTACCAGTCAGCGGTGGAGGCCCTGATGGGCTTGTATGGTCGTGTGAGAAAAGG GGCTACGCTGGTCTGCGCCTGGGCTGAGGAGGGTGCTGACGCCCTGGGCCCTGAGAAACAGCTGCTCCACTCGGACGCTTTCCCTCCCCCCCGGGTGGTGGATACTCTGGGAGCGGGAGACACCTTCAACGCCTCTGTCATATTCAGCCTGGCCCAGG GGAAGACGATGCAGGAAGCCCTGAGATTTGGCTGCCAGGTGGCTGGCAAGAAGTGTGGCCTGCAGGGCTTTGATGGCATCGTGTGA
- the KHK gene encoding ketohexokinase isoform X2 — MEDKQILCVGLVVLDIINVVDKYPEEDTDSRCLSQRWQRGGNASNSCTVLSLLGAPCAFMGSLAPGHVADFVLDDLRRYSVDLRYTVFQTTGSVPISTVIVNEASGSRTILHAHRNLPDVSAADFDKVDLTRFKWIHIEGRNASEQVKMLQRIDQHNARQPPGQKIRVSVEVEKPREELFPLFGYGDVVFVSKDMARYLGYQSAVEALMGLYGRVRKGATLVCAWAEEGADALGPEKQLLHSDAFPPPRVVDTLGAGDTFNASVIFSLAQGKTMQEALRFGCQVAGKKCGLQGFDGIV; from the exons ATGGAAGACAAGCAGATCCTGTGCGTGGGGTTAGTGGTGCTGGATATCATCAATGTGGTGGACAAGTACCCGGAGGAGGACACGGACAGCAG GTGCTTGTCCCAGAGATGGCAGCGTGGAGGCAATGCATCCAACTCCTGCACCGTCCTCTCCCTGCTCGGAGCCCCCTGCGCTTTCATGGGCTCGCTGGCCCCGGGCCACGTTGCCga TTTTGTCCTGGATGACCTCCGCCGATATTCTGTGGACCTACGCTACACAGTCTTTCAGACCACGGGCTCTGTCCCCATCTCCACGGTCATTGTCAACGAGGCCAGTGGTAGCCGCACCATCCTCCATGCCCACAG GAACCTGCCTGATGTATCTGCTGCGGACTTTGATAAGGTTGATCTGACCCGGTTCAAGTGGATCCACATCGAG GGCCGGAATGCATCGGAGCAGGTGAAGATGCTGCAGCGGATAGACCAGCACAACGCCAGGCAGCCTCCAGGTCAAAAGATCCGAGTGTCAGTGGAAGTAGAGAAGCCCCGAGAGGAGCTGTTCCCCCTGTTTGGCTATGGAGACGTG GTGTTTGTCAGCAAAGATATGGCCAGGTACTTGGGGTACCAGTCAGCGGTGGAGGCCCTGATGGGCTTGTATGGTCGTGTGAGAAAAGG GGCTACGCTGGTCTGCGCCTGGGCTGAGGAGGGTGCTGACGCCCTGGGCCCTGAGAAACAGCTGCTCCACTCGGACGCTTTCCCTCCCCCCCGGGTGGTGGATACTCTGGGAGCGGGAGACACCTTCAACGCCTCTGTCATATTCAGCCTGGCCCAGG GGAAGACGATGCAGGAAGCCCTGAGATTTGGCTGCCAGGTGGCTGGCAAGAAGTGTGGCCTGCAGGGCTTTGATGGCATCGTGTGA
- the KHK gene encoding ketohexokinase isoform X3, with protein sequence MEDKQILCVGLVVLDIINVVDKYPEEDTDSRCLSQRWQRGGNASNSCTVLSLLGAPCAFMGSLAPGHVAENLPDVSAADFDKVDLTRFKWIHIEGRNASEQVKMLQRIDQHNARQPPGQKIRVSVEVEKPREELFPLFGYGDVVFVSKDMARYLGYQSAVEALMGLYGRVRKGATLVCAWAEEGADALGPEKQLLHSDAFPPPRVVDTLGAGDTFNASVIFSLAQGKTMQEALRFGCQVAGKKCGLQGFDGIV encoded by the exons ATGGAAGACAAGCAGATCCTGTGCGTGGGGTTAGTGGTGCTGGATATCATCAATGTGGTGGACAAGTACCCGGAGGAGGACACGGACAGCAG GTGCTTGTCCCAGAGATGGCAGCGTGGAGGCAATGCATCCAACTCCTGCACCGTCCTCTCCCTGCTCGGAGCCCCCTGCGCTTTCATGGGCTCGCTGGCCCCGGGCCACGTTGCCga GAACCTGCCTGATGTATCTGCTGCGGACTTTGATAAGGTTGATCTGACCCGGTTCAAGTGGATCCACATCGAG GGCCGGAATGCATCGGAGCAGGTGAAGATGCTGCAGCGGATAGACCAGCACAACGCCAGGCAGCCTCCAGGTCAAAAGATCCGAGTGTCAGTGGAAGTAGAGAAGCCCCGAGAGGAGCTGTTCCCCCTGTTTGGCTATGGAGACGTG GTGTTTGTCAGCAAAGATATGGCCAGGTACTTGGGGTACCAGTCAGCGGTGGAGGCCCTGATGGGCTTGTATGGTCGTGTGAGAAAAGG GGCTACGCTGGTCTGCGCCTGGGCTGAGGAGGGTGCTGACGCCCTGGGCCCTGAGAAACAGCTGCTCCACTCGGACGCTTTCCCTCCCCCCCGGGTGGTGGATACTCTGGGAGCGGGAGACACCTTCAACGCCTCTGTCATATTCAGCCTGGCCCAGG GGAAGACGATGCAGGAAGCCCTGAGATTTGGCTGCCAGGTGGCTGGCAAGAAGTGTGGCCTGCAGGGCTTTGATGGCATCGTGTGA
- the EMILIN1 gene encoding EMILIN-1, translated as MAPSTLWSCYLCCLLTTTVGAASYPPRGYSLYTGGAGALSPGEPQAQSAPRPASRHRNWCAYVVTRTVSCVLEDGVETFIKPDYQPCGWGQPQCPRSIMYRSFLRPRYRVAYKTVTDMEWRCCQGYGGDDCAEGPAPALGPAPATPRPRPRPARPNLSGSSAGSHLSGLGGEGPGESEKVQQLEEQVQSLTKELQGLRGVLQGLSGRLAEDVQRAVETAFNGRQQPADAAARPGVHETLTEIQQQLQLLDNRVSTHDQELGHLNHHHSGGGSGGRALAPAAAPPGHSEELLRELERRLQESCSVCLAGLDDFRRQRQEDRERLRALEKLLASVEERQRQLPGQAAGRRPLQECCPPELGRRLGELERRLDVVAGSVTVLSGRRGTELGGAAGQGGHPPGYTSLASRLSRLEDQFNSTLGPSEEQAEGWPGRPGGLGHWLPATRGRLEKLEGLLANVSGELGGRLNLLEEQVAGAMQACGQLCSGTPGEQDSQASEILSALERRVLDSEGQLRLVGSGLREVGAAGETRQAALEELQEVVGQLQGRVDALDDTTAEFALQLNLTAARLGQLESLLQARGDEGCGACGGVQEELGRLRDGVERCSCPLLPPRGPGAGPGVGGPSRGPLDGFSVFGGSSGSALQALQGELSEVILTFSSLNDSLHELQTTVEGQGADLADLGATKDRIISEINRLQQEATEHATESEERFRGLEEGQAQAGQCPSLEGRLGRLEGVCERLDTVAGGLQGLREGLSRHVAGLWAGLRETNGTTQTQAALLEKLLGGQAGLGRRLGTLNSSLLLLEDRLHQLSLKDLTGPAGEAGPPGPPGIQGPPGPAGPPGPPGKDGQKGPIGPPGPQGEQGVEGAPAVPVPRVAFSAALSLPRSEPGTVPFDRVLLNDGGYYDPETGVFTAPLAGRYLLSAVLTGHRHEKVEAVLSRSNLGVARIDSGGYEPEGLENKPVAESQPSPGALGVFSLILPLQAGDTVCIDLVMGQLAHSEEPLTIFSGALLYEDLELGQV; from the exons ATGGCCCCCAGCACCCTCTGGAGCTGCTATCTCTGCTGCCTGCTGACCACAACCGTGGGGGCAGCCAGCTACCCTCCTCGTGGATATAGCCTCTACACAGGGGGCGCCGGGGCCCTCAGCCCTGGGGAGCCGCAGGCCCAGAGCGCCCCCCGGCCTGCCAGCCGCCACAG GAACTGGTGTGCCTATGTGGTGACCCGGACAGTGAGCTGTGTCCTTGAGGATGGAGTGGAGACCTTCATCAAGCCCGACTACCAGCCCTGTGGCTGGGGCCAGCCCCAGTGTCCCCGCAGCATCAT gTACCGCAGCTTCCTCCGTCCTCGCTACCGAGTGGCCTACAAGACAGTGACAGATATGGAGTGGAGGTGCTGTCAGGGGTATGGGGGCGATGACTGTGCGGAGGGTCCAGCCCCAGCGCTGGGTCCTGCACCTGCCACACCACGTCCTCGGCCCCGGCCTGCCCGCCCCAACCTGTCCGGCTCCAGTGCAGGAAGCCACCTGAGTGGACTAGGTGGGGAAG GTCCTGGGGAGTCTGAGAAGGTGCAGCAGCTGGAGGagcaggtgcagagcctgacaaaagAGCTGCAGGGCCTCCGGGGTGTCCTGCAGGGACTGAGCGGACGCCTGGCGGAAGACGTCCAGAGGGCCGTGGAGACGGCCTTTAATGGCAGGCAGCAGCCAGCGGACGCAGCAGCCCGCCCCGGCGTGCACGAGACCCTCACTGAGatccagcagcagctgcagctcCTGGACAACCGCGTGTCCACCCATGACCAGGAGCTGGGCCATCTCAACCACCACCACAGCGGCGGGGGCAGTGGCGGCCGGGCCCTGGCCCCAGCCGCAGCCCCGCCTGGCCATAGTGAGGAGCTGCTGCGGGAGCTGGAGCGGCGGCTGCAGGAGTCCTGCTCCGTGTGCCTGGCGGGGCTGGATGACTTCCGCCGGCAGCGGCAGGAGGACCGGGAGCGGCTGCGAGCGCTGGAGAAGCTACTGGCCTCCGTGGAGGAGCGGCAGCGGCAGCTCCCTGGGCAGGCCGCGGGCCGCAGGCCCCTGCAGGAGTGCTGCCCTCCGGAGCTGGGCCGGCGGCTGGGAGAGCTCGAGCGGAGGCTAGATGTTGTGGCTGGCTCAGTGACAGTGCTGAGCGGGCGGCgaggcacagagctgggaggAGCGGCTGGGCAGGGGGGCCACCCCCCGGGCTACACCAGCTTAGCATCCCGCCTCTCGCGCCTGGAGGACCAGTTCAACTCCACTCTGGGTCCCTCAGAGGAACAGGCTGAGGGCTGGCCCGGAcgccctgggggcctgggccaCTGGCTGCCTGCCACCCGGGGCCGCCTAGAGAAGCTGGAGGGACTGCTGGCCAACGTGAGCGGGGAACTGGGTGGGCGGCTGAATCTGCTGGAAGAACAGGTGGCAGGGGCCATGCAGGCATGTGGGCAGCTCTGCTCTGGGACCCCGGGGGAGCAGGACTCCCAGGCCAGCGAGATCCTCAGTGCCTTGGAGCGCAGGGTGCTAGACAGCGAGGGGCAGCTGCGCCTGGTGGGCTCAGGCCTGCGCGAGGTGGGAGCAGCTGGGGAGACCCGGCAGGCCGCACTGGAGGAGCTGCAAGAGGTCGTGGGCCAGCTCCAGGGGCGTGTTGACGCACTGGACGACACAACTGCGGAGTTTGCGCTACAGCTGAACCTCACGGCGGCCCGGCTGGGCCAACTGGAGAGCCTCCTCCAGGCCCGTGGGGATGAGGGCTGTGGGGCCTGTGGTGGTGTCCAAGAGGAGCTGGGCCGCCTTCGGGACGGTGTGGAGCGCTGCTCCTGCCCCCTGCTACCCCCGCGGGGCCCTGGGGCCGGTCCCGGTGTTGGGGGACCAAGCCGGGGGCCTCTGGATGGCTTCAGTGTGTTTGGGGGGAGCTCGGGCTCAGCCCTACAGGCCCTGCAAGGAGAGCTCTCTGAGGTTATTCTCACCTTCAGCTCTCTCAATGACTCGCTGCACGAGCTCCAGACCACCGTGGAAGGGCAGGGTGCCGATCTGGCTGACCTGGGGGCCACCAAGGACCGTATCATCTCCGAGATTAACAGGCTGCAGCAGGAGGCTACAGAGCATGCTACGGAGAGTGAGGAGCGCTTCCGAGGCCTGGAAGAGGGACAGGCACAGGCTGGCCAGTGCCCCAGCCTAGAGGGTCGATTGGGCCGTCTTGAAGGAGTCTGTGAGCGGCTGGACACCGTGGCTGGGGGACTGCAGGGCCTGCGTGAGGGCCTCTCCCGACACgtggctgggctctgggctgggctaCGAGAAACCAACGGCACCACCCAGACGCAGGCAGCCTTGCTGGAGAAGCTGCTTGGGGGGCAGGCGGGCCTGGGCAGGCGACTGGGCACCCTTAACAGCTCCCTGCTTCTCCTGGAGGACCGGCTTCACCAGCTCAGTCTGAAGGACCTCACTG GGCCTGCAGGTGAGGCCGGgcccccagggcctcctgggaTACAAgggcccccaggccctgctggaCCTCCAGGACCTCCAGGCAAGGATGGACAAAAGGGGCCCATTGGGCCACCAG GTCCCCAAGGAGAGCAGG GAGTGGAGGGGGCCCCAGCAGTCCCTGTGCCCCGGGTGGCCTTTTCAGCTGCCCTGAGTTTGCCCCGGTCTGAACCAGGCACAGTGCCCTTCGACAGAGTCCTGCTCAATGATGGGGGCTACTACGATCCAGAGACTG GCGTGTTCACGGCACCACTGGCCGGGCGCTACTTGCTGAGCGCGGTGCTGACTGGGCACCGGCATGAGAAAGTGGAGGCCGTGCTCTCCCGATCCAACCTGGGCGTGGCGCGTATAGACTCGGGTGGCTACGAGCCTGAAGGCCTGGAGAATAAGCCGGTAGCTGAGAGCCAGCCCAGCCCCGGCGCCCTGGGCGTTTTCAGCCTCATCCTGCCGCTGCAGGCTGGAGACACGGTCTGCATCGACCTGGTCATGGGGCAGCTGGCGCACTCCGAGGAGCCGCTCACCATCTTCAGCGGAGCCCTGCTCTACGAGGACCTGGAGCTGGGACAGGTGTAG
- the OST4 gene encoding dolichyl-diphosphooligosaccharide--protein glycosyltransferase subunit 4 — protein MITDVQLAIFANMLGVSLFLLVVLYHYVAVNNPKKQE, from the coding sequence ATGATCACAGACGTGCAGCTCGCCATCTTCGCCAACATGCTGGGCGTGTCGCTCTTCCTGCTTGTGGTTCTCTATCACTACGTGGCCGTCAACAATCCCAAGAAGCAGGAATGA